The Candidatus Polarisedimenticolia bacterium genome contains the following window.
AGGGAGGGCCGATCTCGACAAGGTGGCCGCGCTCCAGGATGCCGATGCGATCGGCCAGCTCGAACGCTTCCTCCTGGTCGTGGGTCACCAGGATCGTCGTCACCTTGAGCTTGCGCTGAATCTCCTTGAGCGACTTGCGCAGCTGGGAGCGGGTGCGCGCGTCGAGCGCTCCGAAGGGCTCATCCATCAGGAGCACCGCCGGTTGATAGGCCAGCGCTCGGGCCACCGCCACGCGCTGCTGCTGACCGCCGCTCAGGCGCTGCGGCAGCGCATCGGCCATCCCCTCCAGCCCGATCAGGTTCAGCAGCTCTTCCCGCCGGCGGATGCGCTCGGCCCCGGGCACCTTGTGGATGCGCATCCCGAACTCGATGTTTCCTCCCACGGTCATGTGCTGGAACAGCGAGTAGTTCTGGAAGACGAAGCCGACGCCCCGCTTCTGCGGCGGCAAATGGTCCACGCGCTCCCCCTGCAGCAGCACCCGTCCCTCGTCGGGGCGGGTCAGCCCGGCGATGATGCGCAGCGCCGTGCTCTTGCCGCTGCCCGAGCCCCCCAGCAGGACGAACAGCTCGCCGTCGGCAACCTCGAGGGAGACCTCGTCCAGGGCCAGGTGCTGCCCGAAGCGCTTCGAGATGTGATCGACGATGATCGACATCAGGCCCCTTCGCGCGCCGGCTTGCGGGTGAAGCGGAGCAGGAACAGGAAGATCGAGAACGAGAGGACGGCCAGGACCGCGGCCACGGCGTTGGCCGTCTCGATCTGGCCCGCCTCGAACTGGGCGAAGATGAACAACGGGGCGGTCTGCGTCTGCATCCTCAGGTTGCCCGACACCATGGCCGTGGCGCCGAACTCGCCGAGCGAGTGGGCGAAGGTCAGCAGCGTGCCGCTGAACAGGCCCCCCTTGAGAGCGGGCAGGATGACGTGCACGAAAGTGCGCAGGCGCCCGGCCCCCATGGTGTAGGCCGCCTCCTCATAGGTGATCTCCAGCTCGTCCAGCACCGGCTTCACCGCCCCGAGCATGTACGGAAAGGTCACCAGGACGTGCGCCAGGAAGACGCCGAACGGCGCGAAGATCGGCTTGAATCCGAGAGGGACCAGGTAGCGCCCGAGCAGGCCGATGGGGCCCCACAGGAGGATGAGCGAGGTCCCCATGACCACGGTCGGAATGGCCACCGGCAGGTTCACCAGGATGGTCAGAGGGCCGCGCCCGGGGAAGCGGTGTTTGGAGAGGACGTAGGCGGTGAAGGTCCCCACGAAGGCATTGGTCACGCTGGTCCACAGGGCGATCCAGAGCGACATGCGCAGCGCGAACTGGGCGTCGGGCAGACGCAGCGTGGTGGCAAAAGTGCTCCAGCCGCCGCGGCCCGCGAACACGAAGATGGCGACGATCGGCAGGATCAGGAGCGGCGTGAGAATGGCCCAGAGGGCCCCGATGGTGAGGCGGTGGGTGAGGGTCCTGGCTCGTGTTTCGACCATCGCCTCGGAATCGATCAACGTCCCAGCTCCTTCAGCACCTGGCCTTTCCAGATTTCCTCGTACACCAGGGCGTCGGCCGCTTCCCAGCCGCCCATGTCATCCACCGTGAACGTGCCGGTGAGGGGCGGGAGCAACGCGTTGGCCGAGTCCAGCGACGGGTTCACCGCCGAGCGGTAGCCGTGCTTGACGAAGAGCTTCTGCGCCTCGTCGGAGAAGAGAAAATCGCGCAGCGCCATGACCAGGTCGTGATCCCGGGCCCGGACGTTGCGATCCACCACCACGACCGGATGCTCGGAGTAGATGGTCTTCTTGGGACGGACGATCTCGACCTTCTCCTCCTGGCCCTGAGGGACCAATCCCTGCTGCTCGTAGGTGATCAGAGCGTCGCCCAGGCCGTTCTCGAACTGGGTCCTCGCGCCGGCGGCCGAAGGAGACTGTCCGACCACGTTCTTCCAGATCCCGAGCAGCTGCGCCTTGCCGAGCTCGCGGTCTGCGGGATCGGTGCCGCCCAGATCGGAGACGGCCGAGCCGTACTCGGCCAGGATCGACCACTTGGCCGCGCCGGAGGTGAGCGGATCCGGATGGATGACGCCGATCCCCGGGCGCGCCAGGTCGGCGAATGAGGCGATCCTCTTGGGGTTCCCCTTGCGCACCAGGATCACGAACGGGGTGTGGTTCACCACGCCGTGCGCGGGGAACTCCCGCCAGTCGGTGGTCACGGCGCCGGCTTTCTTCAGCCGCAGGGCGTCCCCCTCGTGCGACAGGATCGCCAGCACCGCGGGGGCCCCCATGATGATCTGGTTGGTGATCGTTCCGGAGCCGGAAAAGGACGAGGTGAAGGTCAGCTCTTCGCCGGTCTTCTCCTTCCAGTGCCGGCTGAAGGCGGGGAAGACATCCTGGTTCATCGCTTCGCCCAGGATGCTGAAGCCATACACGACGACGACGCGGCGGTGCGGCTGGACGTGGCGCGCTTCCTGGATGGAGGGCCAGGCAAGGTAGACGGCGACGGCGAGGAGAACCACGACGAACGAGACGATCCCGGCGGTACGGCGGAACCTCGCGCTTGCCATGCTGCAGCTCCCGTGCCCCGTGGTTCCGGGGTCGATGTGACGCCGATTCAGGATCTTTGCCGGTGAAGCGAGGGAATCTTAGCGATCGCTTCCCCGCAGGGTCAAGAAAGCTCCCGCAGCGCCTCCGAGACGCGGCGCAGCCCCTCCTCCAGGTCGGCGGGGCGGATCCCGAAGCCGATGCGGAAGTGGCGCGGCTCCTCGAAGAAGCGTCCGGGGACGATCGACGTCGCGCGCGCGCGCAGCCGCTCGAGCAGGTCCTCGCCCACGCGTGAGCCCTTCAGCCGGGGGAAGACCGTCATCGATCGGGGCGGGACGACGGCTTCCAGGAGATCGTCATGCTCCGCCATGAATTCTCCGATGCGACGCCGGTTCGGCTCCAGGATCGATCGGCTGCGCGCGGCGAGCGCCGGCAGGCGGGCGAAGGCCAGGCATCCCATGGCTTCGGTCGGCATCGGCCCGGTGGCCGCCATCAGATCGTGTAGGCGGCGCATCTTCTCGGCGCGGGTCGGGGATGCCAGGATCCAGCCGCAGCGCAGGCCGCTCAGGCCGTAGCTCTTGGTGAGGCTGTTGGTCGCGACGAAGGCCTCTCCCAGGGTCGCGGCCGAGGGTGGGGCTTCTTCGAACAGGCTGTCGCGATAGACCTCGTCGAGCAGAATCGGAATGCCGGCCTCCGACGCCAGATCCCCCAGCGCGGCGAGATCGGCGGGATCGGCCACGACACCGCTCGGATTGTGGGGGCTGGTCATTACGATGAGCCGGGTTCGCGGCGTCAGCAGCCCGCGCAGCGCGTCCACATCGATGCGGTAGCGTCCTTCCAGGGTCCGGGAGAAGCGCTTCACCTTCGCGCCCAGGAACTGTGCGGCGCTGAGCAGCGGCTCGTAGACGGGACGCTCGATCAGCACCTCGTCGTCGCGCTCGACCAGTGAAGCCAGGGCGAGAAAATTGGCGCCCGAGGTTCCCTGGGCCAGGACCACCTGGTCGGTGCCCACGCCGTAGGTCGAAGCGATCGCTTCCTTCAGCGGCGGCCAGCCGTCGGGATTGACCCCCTGAATGGGGATCGTCTCGCCGGCGATGGGGAACTCCTCGCTCGTGCAGGCCACGAGACCGCTGTTGGCCAGGTTGTAGCGCGCCGGCGCGTGTGCTTTCGCCCAGGCCATGTAGGCGCATTGTTTCATCCTCGGACCTCCGGGATGCCGGCGGCGCGTGCCGCCCGGGAGCGCCAGAAATAATAAACGGGAACCCCCAGGAGAATGACCAGCGAGCCCATCAGCGCGTTGCGCGGGTCGGCTACGAAGGTGTTCAGGACGATCCCGGTCCCCGCGGCGATGAACAGGATCGGGGTCACGGGATAGAAGGGAGTCGGGAACGGACGCGGCGCGCCGGCACGGCTGCGGCGGAAGACCAGCAGCGCCACGCCGGCGAGCGCGAAGAAAATCCAGTCGGCGAAGACGGTGAAGCCCAGGAGCCGATCGTAGGTGTTGGTCAGGGCGAAGACGGCCGCCAGGGCTCCTTGGAGCAGGATGGCATAGGTGGGCGCCTTGAAGCGCGGGCTCACGCGCGCCAGCTGGCGGAAGAAGACGCCGTCGGCGGCCATGGCGTAATAGACGCGCGGCGCCGCGAGCAGCGACAGGTTCATGAAGCCGAAGGTGGAGACGACGATCAGCAGGCTCATCGCCTTGACTCCTGCTTCCCCGGCCAGCCGCCCCGCTACCTCCGCCGCCGGCGTGCGGGTGGCCGCCAGCGCCGGCGCCCCCAGGACGTGCAGGTAGGCGACATTTGCTCCCACGTAGACCACGATGACGCACAGCACGCCGACCAGGATGGCGCGCGGCAGGTTGCGAAGGGGCTCTTTAACCTCCTCCGCCACGTAGTTCAGGTTCTGCCAGCCGCCGTAGGCGAACATCGCCGGCACCAATCCGGCGAAGAGCGCCGAAATCAGAGCGAATCCCCTCAGCCCCTCCGGCGCGACGGGCGACAGCGAGATTCCCGAAGCCCGGGTGAGAGCGAAGGCGCCGACAATCAGCGCGGCGAGGGCCAGGGTTTTCCCGAAGGTGATCACGTTGATCAGGATCGCCCCCGGCTTGATGCCGAGCGCATGGAAGCCGGCGACTCCCAGGAGGATCGCGACTGCGAGCGGCACGACCGCGGCGCGTCCGAATCCCGCCAGGCGGGCCACGTACTCCGAGAAGGCGACCGCCACCGCCGCCGTGGCGCCGGATTGGATGATGAACAGGAGCGACCAGCCGTGCAGGAACGCGACAAGTGGATGGAACGCCTCGCGGAAGAAAGCATACTGGCCTCCCACTCTGGGAAGCACGGTGCTCAGCTCGGCGAAGACGAAGGCCCCGGCGAGCGCAATCAGCCCCCCGGCGATCCAGACCAGCAAGATGAGCAGTGAAGTTCCGACCTTCTGCGCCACGACGTAGGAGTTCACGAAGATGCCCGAGCCGATGATGCCGCTCAGGACGATCATGGTGGCATCAAACAGAGTGAGGCTGCGCGCGAAAGGACTTTCGGTAGTGGGGGATGGATCCAGAGATCCTCCTTCCGGCGGCGGAGGCGAACGGGTGGAAGTTTAGCAGCCGGGCGGGTTAACCGCTACACTCGAGGTGCGCATCGGACCGACGTGCTGATGAGGCACCCTTGACCCGACGGGCGCGGGAGAGCGCGCCCGCGGGTCAACGTCGCGGATAAAGCCTGTCGGGCGGCACCAACACGCCCGCAGGCTTATGTATTACCATGATCTCGACGAGGAAGGACGCCATCGGTAATGGATCTCTCTCCCAGAGCCCTTTCCACAGGCATTCGTGTAAGCGAAAGCGAGCTTGCCTGGCGGTCCGAGGATCTCCAGTCCGTGATCGACGAGCTCATTGCAAGCGTTCAGGCCATCCTGGGTGGCGAAGTTCTCTTGCTGAGTGGGGGCGAAATCTGGGGGACCGTTCCGCAGCCATCGGGACCTCCCGGTGTGTATGCTTGGGAAGTCAAACCCAGATCGAGCGGAGAATCCTGGCAAAAGTTCGTTAGCCGTTCCGCGTTGGAAGCCAGTCAGGCGGCAAAGCGATTCTCGACGGAGATTCGAGAATTGCCTTCACTTCCACCGGACTCAGAGGTTGTCTTCTGTCTGACCTGGGCTCGAGAAGAGGAGTATCAAGCTGTCTGAACGATGTCCGAGGAATCTGACATGGGGGCGCTGACGGTCTTTCCGGAGCGCGAGAGTCCCCCGCGCGAGATCCTCAAGCTCGCCGAGGAGATCGAGGAGGACGGAGGGGCGGCGCTGGCGGCCTATCGCGAGCCGGTGGGGAAGAACTGGCAGATCTTCGCCATTCTGCCGCTGGCACGGGTCAAGCCGACGCCATACCAGCGCGACATCTCCAAAGCTCATCTCGAGCGTCTCAAAAAGGCGATCGGCAGGCTGGATCGCTTCGTCGATCCGGTGGTGGTGGTGCGCGGGGGCGACGGGACCTATTGGACTCCCAACGGCAGCCATCGGCGAAGCGTGCTGGAGAAGCTGAAGGCGGCGACGATCCCGGCTATCGTCCTGGCGGAGCCCAAAGTGGCCTTCCAGATCCTGGCGCTGAATACCGAGAAGGCGCACAACCTCAAGGAGAAATCGCTGGAAGTGATCCGCATGTATCGCGGGCTGCTGGAGGAGGAGCCGCGGCGGCACGAGGATTCTTTCGCCTTCCAGTTCGAGGAGCCCTACTTCGCGACTCTGGGGCTGCTCTACGAGGCACATCCCCGCTTCGCAGGCGGTGCCTTCGGATCGATCCTGCGGCGCGTCGACCGCTTCCAGAAAGAACCCCTGAAGGCGGCCTATAAGGAGCGTGAGCGGCGCGCGGCGCTGGTGGAGAAGGCCAGCGGGATCCTCGACAAGAAAGTGGAGAAGGTGAAGCGCCGCGGCATCCGCCATCCCTTCGTCAAGAATTTCGTCCTGGCGCGCTGCAACCCGCTGACCCGCGCCCGCAAGACGCTCCCTTCTTTCGACACCGCGCTCAAGCGCCTGATTCAGAATCTCGAGAGCTTTGACGCCGACGCCGTGCGCTACGACGAGGTGGCGCGCGCCGGGGTCTTCGCCGCCGCGGCGGCCGCACCGTCCTGATTCCCGGCGCCGCCGCGTCCGGCATCCGAAGGAGAACCGTGAAATACCGCCAGCCCGGCTATCACGACAACGATTACAAAGAAGAGCGGCAGAAGCGCGAGAAGCGTGGACCGCGCGGGCCGCGCGAGATCACGACCCGTGAAGCCACCGCAGTGGTGCGCTGCTTCAACTGCGGCCATCAGACCTCGCCGTCGGAGCCGATCGCATTCGACTCGACCTGCGCAAAATGCGGCGAGGACCTGCACATCTGCCGAAACTGCCAGCATTTCAATCCGCTGGCACGCTGGGAGTGCCGCCAGACGCTGCCCGCGCCGGTACGCTCGAAGAACAGCCGCAACTCCTGCGAGCTGTTCACCCCGCAAACCGTCCTGGATGCCACCGGCAAGCGCGCATCGACTCCCGGAGGCGGCGGTCCCGCCGATCCCAGGGCGGCCTTCGAAGCGCTTTTCAAGAAGAAATAGGCGAGAGCAGGAAGGGCTGATTCTCGAGCAGGCTAGTCCTGGCCGGCGGAGGCTTCCTTCACCTGCTGGATGTGGGCGTCGGTCCGCTTCCCCGTCTCCTTGAGTCCCGGGAGATTGCCGGAGCGCACCGCATCGCCGGCGGCCTTGTCGCCATGGTCCGACACGATCGGGGCACCGGGCTTGAGCGCCTGGGCGGCGGCCGGGAAGGCGGCCTTCCAGGCCTTTGCCGCCAGCAGCAGGACGATGACCAGCGCGGCCAGCGTGAGAAGCGTTCCGAGAGGTCCCTTGCGCATGCTTGAAATGTAGGTTCCCGCCGGGGCCGGATCAAGCAAGATACGCCCGCCCGGGCTGTGCTACTCTTGGCGCGCCTCAGCGTCGAGGGCCTATTTGGCAACCGCGTCCCATCCGCCCGGATTCGTAACTACCCATGCGCAGCCTCCCGCCGGAAAGAAAGGGGGGCGGCCGCTCCACACCAAAATCTTCTACGGCATGGCGGCGGGGACCGCTGCCGGAATCGCCGCCAATCTCCTTTGGGGCGACTCTCCGGCGCTGCAGAGCTTCATCACCAACGTCAGCTATCCCCTCGGACAGATCTTCCTGCGTCTCATCTTCATGGTGGTGATCCCGCTGGTGGTCAGCGCCCTGATCGTCGGCGTGGCGGAGCTGGGGGACCTGAGGCGGCTCGGCCGCGTCGGGCTGAAGACGCTGGGCTTCACGATCGTGCTCAGCGCCATCTCGGTCCTGATCGGGGTGGCTCTGGCCAACCTCATCCGGCCGGGGGAGGGGCTTTCGGAAGAGTCACGCGCCGGGTTGTTGGAAGTCGTGGGAAAGCAGCCATCCGATCTGGGGAAGCCGCCCGAAGCCAAGAAAGGCCTGCAGATCCTTCTCGACCTGATTCCCCAGAATCCGGTGGAGGCGATGGTCAACGCCTTCCGGGGAGACATCCTGGCGGTCATGGTTTTCGCGCTGTTCCTGGGCGTCGCCTTGACGCGGGTCGAGAAGAAGCTGGCCGACCCGCTGCTGACCTGGCTGCAGGCGCTGTTCGAACTCTCGATGCAGGTGATCGGGATGGCCATGAGCCTGGCTCCCTACGGCGTCGCCGCGCTGCTGTTCACGCTGATGGCGCGCTCGGGACTGGACGTGCTCCTGCGCCTGGCGGCCTACGTCGTGACCGTCCTGCTGGGTCTCGCGATCCACCAGTTCATCACCTACTCGCTGATGCTGCGCTTCATGGCGGGAACCTCGCCCCTGTTCTTCTTTTCGCGCATCCGCGAGGTGATGCTCACGGCGTTTTCGACTTCCTCGAGCAATGCCACGCTTCCCACCTCGCTGCGCGTGGCGGAGCAGGAGCTGGGGGTGCCGCGCCAGATCGGCGGCTTCGTCCTGACGCTGGGCTCCACCCTCAACCAGAACGGGACGGCGCTGTACGAGGGGATCACGGTCCTCTTCCTGGCGCAGTTCTACGGCGTCCACCTCACGCTGGCGTCGCAGGTCACGGTGGTTCTG
Protein-coding sequences here:
- a CDS encoding ParB N-terminal domain-containing protein, which produces MGALTVFPERESPPREILKLAEEIEEDGGAALAAYREPVGKNWQIFAILPLARVKPTPYQRDISKAHLERLKKAIGRLDRFVDPVVVVRGGDGTYWTPNGSHRRSVLEKLKAATIPAIVLAEPKVAFQILALNTEKAHNLKEKSLEVIRMYRGLLEEEPRRHEDSFAFQFEEPYFATLGLLYEAHPRFAGGAFGSILRRVDRFQKEPLKAAYKERERRAALVEKASGILDKKVEKVKRRGIRHPFVKNFVLARCNPLTRARKTLPSFDTALKRLIQNLESFDADAVRYDEVARAGVFAAAAAAPS
- a CDS encoding dicarboxylate/amino acid:cation symporter translates to MATASHPPGFVTTHAQPPAGKKGGRPLHTKIFYGMAAGTAAGIAANLLWGDSPALQSFITNVSYPLGQIFLRLIFMVVIPLVVSALIVGVAELGDLRRLGRVGLKTLGFTIVLSAISVLIGVALANLIRPGEGLSEESRAGLLEVVGKQPSDLGKPPEAKKGLQILLDLIPQNPVEAMVNAFRGDILAVMVFALFLGVALTRVEKKLADPLLTWLQALFELSMQVIGMAMSLAPYGVAALLFTLMARSGLDVLLRLAAYVVTVLLGLAIHQFITYSLMLRFMAGTSPLFFFSRIREVMLTAFSTSSSNATLPTSLRVAEQELGVPRQIGGFVLTLGSTLNQNGTALYEGITVLFLAQFYGVHLTLASQVTVVLLSILAGVGTAGVPGGSLPLVMALLATVGVPAEGIGIILGVDRILDMCRTVLNVSGDLVAAVFVARSEGKTLEIHTGSAR
- a CDS encoding ABC transporter permease; its protein translation is MIDSEAMVETRARTLTHRLTIGALWAILTPLLILPIVAIFVFAGRGGWSTFATTLRLPDAQFALRMSLWIALWTSVTNAFVGTFTAYVLSKHRFPGRGPLTILVNLPVAIPTVVMGTSLILLWGPIGLLGRYLVPLGFKPIFAPFGVFLAHVLVTFPYMLGAVKPVLDELEITYEEAAYTMGAGRLRTFVHVILPALKGGLFSGTLLTFAHSLGEFGATAMVSGNLRMQTQTAPLFIFAQFEAGQIETANAVAAVLAVLSFSIFLFLLRFTRKPAREGA
- a CDS encoding pyridoxal phosphate-dependent aminotransferase encodes the protein MKQCAYMAWAKAHAPARYNLANSGLVACTSEEFPIAGETIPIQGVNPDGWPPLKEAIASTYGVGTDQVVLAQGTSGANFLALASLVERDDEVLIERPVYEPLLSAAQFLGAKVKRFSRTLEGRYRIDVDALRGLLTPRTRLIVMTSPHNPSGVVADPADLAALGDLASEAGIPILLDEVYRDSLFEEAPPSAATLGEAFVATNSLTKSYGLSGLRCGWILASPTRAEKMRRLHDLMAATGPMPTEAMGCLAFARLPALAARSRSILEPNRRRIGEFMAEHDDLLEAVVPPRSMTVFPRLKGSRVGEDLLERLRARATSIVPGRFFEEPRHFRIGFGIRPADLEEGLRRVSEALRELS
- a CDS encoding substrate-binding domain-containing protein, producing MASARFRRTAGIVSFVVVLLAVAVYLAWPSIQEARHVQPHRRVVVVYGFSILGEAMNQDVFPAFSRHWKEKTGEELTFTSSFSGSGTITNQIIMGAPAVLAILSHEGDALRLKKAGAVTTDWREFPAHGVVNHTPFVILVRKGNPKRIASFADLARPGIGVIHPDPLTSGAAKWSILAEYGSAVSDLGGTDPADRELGKAQLLGIWKNVVGQSPSAAGARTQFENGLGDALITYEQQGLVPQGQEEKVEIVRPKKTIYSEHPVVVVDRNVRARDHDLVMALRDFLFSDEAQKLFVKHGYRSAVNPSLDSANALLPPLTGTFTVDDMGGWEAADALVYEEIWKGQVLKELGR
- a CDS encoding amino acid permease, whose product is MDPSPTTESPFARSLTLFDATMIVLSGIIGSGIFVNSYVVAQKVGTSLLILLVWIAGGLIALAGAFVFAELSTVLPRVGGQYAFFREAFHPLVAFLHGWSLLFIIQSGATAAVAVAFSEYVARLAGFGRAAVVPLAVAILLGVAGFHALGIKPGAILINVITFGKTLALAALIVGAFALTRASGISLSPVAPEGLRGFALISALFAGLVPAMFAYGGWQNLNYVAEEVKEPLRNLPRAILVGVLCVIVVYVGANVAYLHVLGAPALAATRTPAAEVAGRLAGEAGVKAMSLLIVVSTFGFMNLSLLAAPRVYYAMAADGVFFRQLARVSPRFKAPTYAILLQGALAAVFALTNTYDRLLGFTVFADWIFFALAGVALLVFRRSRAGAPRPFPTPFYPVTPILFIAAGTGIVLNTFVADPRNALMGSLVILLGVPVYYFWRSRAARAAGIPEVRG